From Hyalangium ruber, the proteins below share one genomic window:
- a CDS encoding NADPH-dependent F420 reductase, producing the protein MAAKIGIIGKGNVGGALQRGLARAGHDVRAVGKDPEAVRQTAEWAEVVFLAVPFGAVDETLRELGEAVNGKVLVDTTNALTPDMQLALGYTTSGAEELQKKAARATVVKAFNTVFSKHMDTGQVKGEKLSLFVASDDASAKERVLGLGRDIGFDAIDAGPLRNARWLESLAYLNIQLGYVQKLGRDIGFRLVR; encoded by the coding sequence ATGGCAGCGAAGATCGGAATCATTGGCAAAGGGAACGTGGGAGGCGCCCTGCAGCGCGGACTGGCACGCGCCGGCCACGACGTGAGGGCGGTGGGCAAGGACCCCGAGGCCGTGCGTCAGACGGCGGAGTGGGCGGAGGTGGTGTTCCTGGCAGTGCCTTTCGGCGCGGTGGACGAGACGCTCCGCGAGCTGGGCGAGGCGGTGAACGGCAAGGTCCTGGTGGACACGACGAACGCGCTCACTCCCGACATGCAGCTCGCGCTCGGGTACACCACGAGCGGAGCGGAGGAGCTGCAGAAGAAGGCCGCGCGGGCGACCGTGGTGAAGGCCTTCAACACGGTCTTCTCGAAGCACATGGACACGGGACAGGTGAAGGGCGAGAAGCTCAGCCTGTTCGTCGCCTCCGATGATGCCTCCGCCAAGGAGCGTGTCCTCGGCTTGGGGCGGGACATCGGCTTCGATGCCATCGACGCGGGGCCGCTGCGCAACGCTCGGTGGCTGGAGTCCCTCGCCTATCTCAACATCCAGCTCGGCTACGTGCAGAAGCTGGGGCGCGACATCGGGTTCCGTCTCGTGCGCTGA
- a CDS encoding TonB-dependent receptor, giving the protein MDNPLRPSRLRLALVIGTLAIASTALAQGVTGAALTGTITTTEGKPLPDAVVELRNESTGANFTAVSDSSGEYLFDNVPPGGPYTLTVSSEGFYGRKRTDMRLVLANRLQVNVELFKLETMEESISVVGTQADELMDRGRTGPSKTLSSDEMIDLPIQGRNFTDLISTAPQVSGTSMAGQNNRFNNIQIDGASYNDLFGLSASGTPGGQSGAKALSIEAIESFVVQVSPFDVRYGNFAGGMVNAITKSGTNDFRGSVFGYFQNKELAGNQSDPTFLSYNTWQYGLTLGGPIVKDKVHFFITADLQERASSFGNVFQIGGADAEADAARAGFTSAEADRFSSILAETYGVPNAGNGLAPKLGNPDRNVFAKVSTSVIPGSYLELSYNFVNAFQDELTRAPTSPSVPGRMRDGYQLSNSGYAQATASHIGRAKLVSSWLDGRLSNEFLAGFSIIRDERDPGLNLPLILVKAGTLGAADSWLAAGAERFSQLNELDQNIYQLQDSLTYKMGDHAITLGTTNEILQLRNAFLQAATGVWTFDSLDDFEAGNASAFQRRFGVSELQEPGTAAFDVFQLGLYLQDTWTPLKGLSVTPGIRVDVPFLSAGNVNQRLLENEAFRINTGEVPSGNPLWSPRLGVNWDVDGGNTIVRGGVGVFSGRPPYVWVANAYSINGLSQVELTCQRDTGSRQVPGFTADPNAQPFDCAGGTNAPESPVNQGEIDYFDPDTKYLQNLRVAVGADRRLPFGLTSTVDVLYTQDINGWYTTDENLVRQESDSGEGRALYGTFASTGFRSTPERIDNTNLRQAIKVFNKNGGRVFSGTFQLRKDIASLVDATAAYTYTNAVDRMSLTSSQALSNFQFSPIDGDIQNRNVRPSAFDRTHRVTLSATATLPLGFNAGLIYVGQSGLPYTWTVNGDVNADGISGNDVAFIPANAEQISLQDASQYEALNNFINGQDCLRDAKGGFVRRGACRNPWQNILDMRLGWNAPEFVKGQHLELQMDIFNVLNLVNSDWGLFEQEANFETHGAQFLRAVGYDTANNRPIYSFTEPTAVRSVVLSPTRSRWRIQLGARYVF; this is encoded by the coding sequence TTGGACAACCCGCTTCGTCCATCACGCCTGAGGCTCGCCCTCGTCATCGGAACCCTGGCCATCGCATCCACGGCACTGGCCCAGGGCGTCACCGGAGCAGCACTCACCGGAACGATCACCACCACGGAGGGCAAGCCGCTCCCGGATGCGGTGGTCGAGCTCCGCAACGAATCAACGGGTGCGAACTTCACCGCGGTCAGTGACTCGTCCGGCGAGTACCTGTTCGACAACGTGCCCCCGGGCGGCCCCTACACCCTGACGGTCAGCTCCGAGGGCTTCTACGGCCGCAAGCGCACCGACATGCGGCTGGTGCTCGCCAACCGCCTCCAGGTCAATGTCGAGCTGTTCAAGCTGGAGACCATGGAGGAATCCATCTCCGTCGTGGGCACCCAGGCCGACGAGCTCATGGATCGCGGCCGCACCGGCCCGTCCAAGACGCTGAGCAGCGACGAGATGATCGATCTGCCGATCCAGGGACGTAACTTCACGGACCTCATCTCGACCGCGCCGCAGGTAAGTGGCACCTCCATGGCGGGGCAGAACAACCGCTTCAACAACATCCAGATCGACGGCGCCTCCTACAACGACCTCTTCGGCCTCTCGGCCAGCGGCACGCCGGGCGGTCAGTCCGGCGCCAAGGCCCTCTCGATCGAGGCCATCGAGTCCTTCGTCGTGCAGGTCTCCCCGTTCGATGTGCGCTACGGCAACTTCGCCGGCGGCATGGTGAACGCCATCACCAAGAGCGGCACCAACGACTTCCGCGGCTCGGTCTTCGGGTACTTCCAGAACAAGGAGCTGGCTGGCAACCAGTCGGATCCGACGTTCCTCAGCTACAACACCTGGCAGTACGGCCTCACCCTGGGCGGTCCGATCGTCAAGGACAAGGTCCACTTCTTCATCACCGCCGACCTCCAGGAGCGCGCCTCCTCCTTCGGAAACGTGTTCCAGATTGGCGGCGCGGACGCGGAAGCGGACGCGGCCCGCGCCGGCTTCACCAGCGCCGAGGCCGATCGCTTCTCGTCGATCCTGGCCGAAACCTACGGCGTCCCGAACGCGGGCAATGGCCTGGCCCCGAAGCTGGGCAATCCGGACCGCAACGTCTTCGCCAAGGTCAGCACCAGCGTCATCCCGGGCAGCTACCTGGAGCTGTCCTACAACTTCGTCAACGCCTTCCAGGACGAGCTGACGCGCGCGCCCACCTCTCCGTCCGTCCCGGGCCGCATGCGCGATGGCTACCAGCTGTCCAACAGCGGCTACGCGCAGGCCACCGCCAGCCACATCGGCCGGGCGAAGCTCGTCTCCAGCTGGCTGGACGGCCGGCTCTCCAACGAGTTCCTCGCGGGCTTCTCCATCATCCGCGACGAGCGCGACCCCGGCCTGAACCTCCCGCTGATCCTCGTGAAGGCCGGCACGCTTGGCGCGGCCGACTCCTGGCTCGCGGCGGGCGCCGAGCGGTTCTCGCAGCTCAATGAGCTCGACCAGAACATCTACCAGTTGCAGGACAGCCTCACCTACAAGATGGGGGACCACGCCATCACCCTGGGCACCACCAACGAGATTCTGCAGCTGCGCAACGCCTTCTTGCAGGCGGCCACCGGCGTGTGGACCTTCGACAGCCTGGATGACTTCGAGGCCGGCAACGCGAGCGCGTTCCAGCGTCGCTTCGGGGTCAGCGAGCTCCAGGAGCCCGGCACCGCCGCCTTCGACGTGTTCCAGCTGGGCCTCTACCTCCAGGACACCTGGACGCCGCTCAAGGGCCTGAGCGTCACCCCCGGCATTCGCGTGGACGTGCCGTTCCTGTCGGCGGGCAACGTCAACCAGCGCCTGCTGGAGAACGAAGCGTTCCGCATCAACACCGGCGAGGTGCCGAGCGGCAACCCCCTGTGGTCGCCGCGCCTCGGAGTGAACTGGGACGTGGACGGCGGAAACACCATCGTGCGCGGCGGCGTGGGCGTCTTCTCGGGCCGCCCGCCGTACGTGTGGGTCGCCAACGCCTACAGCATCAACGGCCTGTCGCAGGTGGAGCTGACGTGCCAGCGGGACACCGGCAGTCGGCAGGTCCCGGGCTTCACCGCGGATCCGAACGCCCAGCCGTTCGACTGCGCGGGCGGCACCAACGCGCCGGAGTCGCCCGTCAACCAGGGTGAGATCGACTACTTCGATCCGGACACGAAGTACCTCCAGAACCTGCGCGTGGCGGTCGGCGCGGACCGGCGGCTGCCCTTCGGCCTCACGAGCACCGTGGACGTGCTCTACACGCAGGACATCAACGGCTGGTACACGACCGACGAGAACCTCGTGCGCCAGGAGTCGGACAGCGGCGAGGGCCGGGCGCTCTACGGCACGTTCGCCTCGACGGGCTTCCGCTCCACCCCCGAGCGCATCGACAACACCAACCTCCGCCAGGCGATCAAGGTGTTCAACAAGAACGGCGGGCGTGTCTTCAGCGGCACCTTCCAGCTGCGCAAGGACATCGCGAGCCTCGTCGACGCCACCGCGGCCTACACCTACACCAACGCGGTGGACCGGATGTCCCTCACGAGCTCGCAGGCGCTCTCGAACTTCCAGTTCTCGCCGATCGACGGTGACATCCAGAACCGCAACGTCCGGCCGTCGGCGTTCGACCGCACGCACCGGGTCACCCTCTCCGCGACCGCCACGCTGCCCCTGGGCTTCAACGCCGGCCTCATCTACGTGGGCCAGTCGGGCCTGCCGTACACCTGGACGGTCAACGGCGACGTCAACGCGGACGGCATCAGCGGCAACGACGTGGCGTTCATCCCGGCCAACGCGGAGCAGATCTCGCTGCAGGATGCTTCGCAGTACGAGGCGCTGAACAACTTCATCAATGGCCAGGACTGCCTCCGTGACGCGAAGGGCGGCTTCGTCCGGCGCGGCGCGTGCCGCAACCCGTGGCAGAACATCCTCGACATGCGGCTGGGCTGGAACGCCCCGGAGTTCGTCAAGGGCCAGCACCTCGAGCTGCAGATGGACATCTTCAACGTCCTGAACCTGGTCAACTCCGACTGGGGTCTGTTCGAGCAGGAGGCCAACTTCGAGACCCACGGCGCGCAGTTCCTCCGCGCGGTGGGCTACGACACGGCGAACAACCGGCCGATCTACAGCTTCACCGAGCCCACGGCGGTGCGGTCGGTCGTCCTGAGCCCCACCCGGTCGCGGTGGCGCATCCAGCTCGGCGCGCGGTACGTCTTCTAA